Proteins from a single region of Arctopsyche grandis isolate Sample6627 chromosome 1, ASM5162203v2, whole genome shotgun sequence:
- the LOC143918955 gene encoding uncharacterized protein LOC143918955 produces MERKRSTFNRVADCWVHIYQGQWNGEETQPAEWQTEVCTFSRVKGTEKKHHQQSGRLRGAHFPGSTVTFVRMVTILVGHGFGARSGLNVGLQQDAGPHDIGTLGHRSKFGRW; encoded by the coding sequence atggaacggaaaagaagcacattcaacagagtggcagactgttgggtgcacatttaccaaggtcaatggaacggagaagaaacacaaccagcagagtggcagactgaggtgtgcacattttccagggtcaagggaacggaaaagaagcaccaccaacagagtggcagactgaggggtgcacattttccagggtcaaccgtcacttttgtgaggatggtgacgattcttgtgggacatggctttggagcacgttctgggttgaacgttggtctgcagcaggatgctgggccacatgacataggaacactgggccaccgtagcaaatttggacgatggtga